One region of Flavobacterium sp. GSB-24 genomic DNA includes:
- the mce gene encoding methylmalonyl-CoA epimerase, with protein MVNKIEHIGIAVKNMDDANVLFEKMLGVPSYKMEAVESEGVLTSFFQTGNNKIELLEATNPESPIAKFLEKKGEGIHHIAFDVDDIEAEIIRLKSEGFVLINEIPKKGADNKLVVFLHPKNTNGVLVELCQEIK; from the coding sequence ATGGTAAACAAAATTGAACATATCGGAATTGCAGTAAAAAATATGGATGATGCCAATGTTTTGTTCGAAAAAATGCTGGGCGTTCCATCCTATAAAATGGAAGCTGTAGAAAGCGAAGGCGTGCTGACTTCTTTTTTTCAAACCGGTAATAATAAAATCGAACTTCTAGAAGCAACAAATCCAGAAAGTCCGATTGCTAAATTTTTGGAAAAAAAAGGAGAGGGAATTCATCATATTGCTTTTGACGTTGATGATATCGAAGCAGAAATTATTCGCCTAAAAAGTGAAGGTTTTGTGTTGATAAATGAAATTCCGAAGAAAGGTGCCGACAATAAATTGGTTGTTTTTCTGCATCCGAAGAACACAAATGGTGTTTTGGTGGAGCTTTGTCAGGAAATTAAATAA